DNA from Lagenorhynchus albirostris chromosome 15, mLagAlb1.1, whole genome shotgun sequence:
CCTGGGGCCAACTACTCTGCTGGGGCTGGTGGGGCATAGCTCCTCCCTGAGCTTGAGAACTGGTTGAGTGGTGTTGGCTTTTGGGCCTTGGTATCCACAGAACCCATCCTCTGTGGCTGGGGGATCTCTCCTGGGGTGACCGGACACTGATTCCTAGCCACTTGAAGAGTTGACCCTCAGCAGAGACGGCTGTGTCCCCTCCCTCCAGTGCCCCATGTAGTCTTAGACCGGTTACTCAGTGAAGAAGTGAATTTGTTTAAAAGCAGCTTTCTCTACTACTGAGGCAGGGCGAGTACTTGTTAAATCCCTGCCATTGTACTCCACCTGCCCCAGGAGCTGAAGACAAGAACTTGTGGCTGCACAGCTGAAACCTTGTCTTCTGACCCTTGGGAACTGGCTCTCTTGACCACTCCTTCCCCAAAGCAGTTGTGtccccctcccatctccccacacacacccagagGTGGACTCTTTCTGGTAGCTCATCTCCTCAAGCCATGACCTCTTCGAACTTAGTGATGATGTTTAGTCATCCCAATGTTGCTTCATTTGCTTTCTAAAGGGCTCTAGATGCCACGAGCTCTTGGCTACAGCACCTTTAACCCACATCTGTGGAAGGGCCTCTGGTTTTGTCCCCACCctttgtcccccaccccacccccggcacCTCTCAGCGTGTACCTTTGTTGCAGAGCTCACAGACATGGTGAGGGCCCTGGCTGTGCACCTTCATGTGGTCCGAAATATAAGCCGAGCTCAACATCTTGCCACACACATGACATGGCACCTTCTCCTCGTGTCGTACTGTGTGGGCCCGCAGCCGATCCTTCGTAGCAAAAGCTGCCTCACAtttctggggaggggggaggggcgtggGGGGTGTCAGGAGAGTTAAAGCTTCGGGGAGTAGGAAGAGGGGGGCAAGAGGTTAAAGGAATCAGAGCCTTGGGGATCTTTGATCTGTAGGAAATGGGAGTGAGATGATGAGGCCTTGAAGAAGGGATGAAAAAATGgagtgaaaaagcaaaaagaagagagagaaaaagggggtCTGAGAGGCTGAACTCAGACAACTACAATGAGGATCAAAATCATGAAAACCAGGACAGGAGGAGGCGGGCTTCCTACCTCACATTTGAAGGGCCGTTCTGTTGAGTGCACTTGTCTGACGTGACTGTTGAGGTGATCCGGCCTGGGGATACgttggggttggggttagggCCCTGGAGTGTGGAGGTGTCCCCGAGTCTGCCTAACACTGTACAGCAGGCCTTTCCCTGGGTCCCTACATTTTCTCCCAAGCCCGGGGTTTCAGAATCCTGGTAAGGCAGGAAATCCCTCTTCTGGTGCAGGGCTGCCTCGGCCTCCTCCCACTTGAGGCTGTCCTACAACCCAAGAACCCACCTCCTTTGCTAAGCACCACCCCCTGCTCCCTGGTAACCAGGAGGGGCTGTCCGCCCTCCTCCCTGGGAGTGGCTCCCTGTCCCCATTCTCAgaaacctccctccctccctccccaccagccaaGGCCAGGCCACCTCCATCGCCgaccgtccctccctccccacccgccTAGTGGGCGGCCGAAGCCCCGTGCACACCGGGAGAAGCTCTTGCCACAGTGGGAGCAGTTGTAGGGCTTGTGCACAGCGCCGTCATGTGAGCGCACGTGGTAGCTCATGCGGTCCTTGCGCTTGAAGCGCTGCTGGCACACCGGGCACTGGTAGGGCTTCTCGTCCGAGTGCGACAGCTTGTGTCGGTTCAGGTGGTAGACGTCGCGGAAAGCCTTGCCGCACATCTCGCAGGCGTGGTTCTTCCGGATGCGCTTTCCCGAGGCGGTCGTGGTCACCACGCCACCGGCGGCCACTGCGGCCGCTCCGCCGCCGGCACCcgcttctccccctcccccgccggcTCCGCTCAGCTGGGGCACGCTCAGGAGGCTCAGGGGCACCATGGTGGGCATCTTCATAGCACCCGAAGGGACCCGGCCGGCTTTGGCTCCCGTGTGGATGGCCTCGTGCCTTCGGAGGTTGTAGCCGTTCTTGAACTCCTTGGCGCACAGGGCACAGATGTAGGGCCCCTTGCTCTTTGTCTTCTTCTCCAAGGCAGATGCGACCGGGGCCACGGCGACCGTCGAGGTTGGGGCAACGACGGCGGTGGCCGCGGCTGCGGCGATGGTGGCGGCAGAGACAGGGGGCGCGGCCTCAGCGGCGGGCGCCGACACCGGAGGGGGCGGCGGAGGGGGCGCCGGGGGCTGCTTCAGAGCCGCTGTGTCCACAGTGGAGGCGGTGGCCGGGGCCGGGGGCGCAGCAGcaacggcggcggcggcagcagcggcggcggccgcggctgcggcggcggcggacTCCTGGGCGGCGGCAAGAACCGGGAGCAAGTCCACCTGGAGGGGCTCGGCCGCCGGGGCCTGGGGCGTGGGTGGGGGCGCCGGCGCGGCCTGCGAAAACAAGGCGCCGTGTGGGCCGCGGCCGCGGGTCGGCGCCCTCCCAGCCCGGCCCGCCACGGCCGGCCCCTACTCACCTGGAATGGACTCTGGGCGCAGCCCTGGGAGGCAAAGAAGCGGGACTGGAGCTCAGCCCCGACCTGCAGGGGGTTCTGGGCGTGACCCTGAGGTGGCGGGAAGGAGTTCATGAGGCCGCCCACCCCCCGGGAGTCCAGGCCCAGCACGGGGAAGGGGGGGGCCAGCAGCGTGCAAGGGAACACGGGGAACATGGCCTCGGCCACGGCGGGGCCCCCGGGGCTCAGCGGGGGCCGGGGGCGCGGGCCGCGCGGGGCCCGGGCTCGGGGCACCGCCCCCGGCCGGCCGGGCTGGGCCGCGCCGAACGCATGGCCCGCGGGCCGCCCCGCCGCCCGCGCACCCCGGccggcgggagggagggaaggagggcgcCTGGCGGGCCGCGGAGCGCGGCGGAGACGGCGGCGGCGACGCCCCCTGGGTGGGGGCGGGAGGCCCCGCGGGGCcgagggccgggggcgggggcccgggcggcggcggcggcggcggcggttgGAGcctggcggggcggggtggggggagcgagGGAGCAGCCTCGGCCCCCGCCGCGCGCGCGCCCAGCCGGCGCCtcggggagggcgggggagggcgcgagggagggagggggacagcTGCGCGCGCACCGGGCGCGCGGAGGGGGGGGTGGGACGGGAGGGAGGGCGGGCGGGAGGGGGTgtgggaagggggggtggggcgggggagggggttgTTACCTGGAAGATGAAGCTGCTCCAGTTGCCTGGATCCatggcggagggagggagggaggtggctcGCGCTCACCCTGgggcgggaggaggaggaggaggcggcagtgggggagggggaacccGGGGAGGAGGCGCGCGGGGCGGGcgggagggggggaggaggaggaggaggaggagggtgggggggagccGAGCACACTGcgcgcggggagggagggagggcggggggcGCGAGGACACACAAGAGGCTGGAGCGGGCGCGAGCGCGAGCGCGCGCGAGGCCAGCGGGAGGGGGGAGGTACGAGAGGGACTCTGGCGGGAGGAGGGACGGGGGAGCCACCCAGCAGCTGGAGTCGCCCTAAGCGCGAGACCCCTGAGACGGCCGCTGATTGGCTGACGATGGCGCAGGTGGTGGGCGCGCGGGAGACGGGGCGGCTTCTCTTTCCCCCCTCAAAGATTCCACCCCCCGCCTCCCTCCACCAGCGGCCGTTATTTCGCGCGCACGCGCACAAGCTCGCTGTCGTTGCCGAGCGGGAGAGTAGGGGAGCGCGCGCCGGGGGTACGGATGGGGCGGGGCTAAACTCTAAGCGCGCGCCCGCCTAACGGTTGTCGTCCTCGGACTCTCGCGGTAGCTTTTTGTGTCCTCTCGGCCAccgtcccttccccctcccactccaGCGGTTTATTTACAATCCTGCACTGCTTCGTGTTTTCCCAAAGATGGCGCCCAAAGAAGTTAACCCGTAAAGCTTGTGGCCCATCCTAAAAGCAATTATACCGCGGCCCCGCCCTCGCAGTCCCAAGAATCAGGCTGAAGCAACGGAGTGAAAACTGTATTTACAGGACAAGCAATTACAcaaggatttaaaaagaaaaaaaaaaaggcagagggaggacaGCCGGCAGTCAGGAGGGCCCACAGCGCTGGCCCGCGGCAAGACCCAGGATGTTCGCCTGCAAcacaggagggaaagggagacCGGCGTTAGGGCCGGGCAGGGCACAGGctagagggaggagggggcccgAGTCTCGTGAGCGCACCTTCAGGAACGACTCCATCTGTTTCCCGGATATGCCCTCGACGCGTTCCAGGTCCTCCACCTGGCAGGACAGCAGCGATGGGGAAGGGGTCTAGGGAATGCCAGGCTCCCCCCACCCAACTCCATTCCGGGGCTGTCCTCCCTGGGCCATTACCTGGCTGAAGGGCCCGTGGAGCTCTCTCCAGCCCACGATGAGCTGAGCCTTCTTTTGCCCAATGCGCTGCAGGCTGCGCAGATCCCGGGCTGACCCTTCATTCAGCAGATCTAATATTTTTTGGCGCCCATGGGCCAGTAGCTCCGGGCTGATCTGTAGCTCCCAGCAGTCCTCACCCTTCTCCTCCGGCTCTGAGGCATCCAGGGACTCCAGCTATGAGGCAGGAGGAGGTGAGTGACAGAAACAGCAGTAACAGCAGTGGTTTACTGCCGGGTGCTGTTCACCACTCTGGACTCCTCTGCCAAGGATAGGAACCTAACAGCACCTACCTCCCGGCCCTCCCcagcctctttctttctccttctgtacAGTGTCTGTCCCAAAACCCTTCCCTCTGGTCACTCTCTGGGTTGATTCTCATTTTATCCAACTTGTGAAAGAGTagaatagtgttgctgtgaagatcaaatgagttaatgaatGTAAAACACATAGTAAGCTCTTAAATCTGGTTCCTCACttctaaaaggaaagaataagCTCTTTCACCCTTAGGAAAACACATAGAAGGTACTCAACAAGTGACACACTCCCGATGTCATCTCAGTTTTTAGGTAGGTCTTTCAGTGTTGTTTCATTTCTTGACTGTTTAGGCTGTTTGCCTAAATGGGCTCTGAATTTTGTAGAGGGCAGGACCCAGGCTGCACACTGTACCTAGTAAGTAGCTACTGAGAGTAAGAGCCATCACGAAGAAAGGAAAGTAACAGGTGATGGACACCCAACCcactaagtacattcatattaCTGCATTTCATCCTAAATGCCCTGTGAGACATCACTGCATTCAGAGGGTAAGCAACTTGGAAGAGTTGTAAATAGCTGATAAGTGTTCTGACAGGCCATGTAACTCTTTGGCCAGTACTCTTCCCACTAGAGCTCTCTACCCCTTACTTCTCCTGGGTTCTAGGTATAGCCTAAGCCTTCCGCTAGTCTCACCTTTCTCTTCCGGCCTTTCTTCTTCAAGATATGGATCTCGGCATTTGGGTATGCTGCCTGCTCCTGAACTGAAAGCAAGAATTGTGAGCTGGAATCACAGCAGAGGCCACTTTTCAGCCCCCCAGTAGCCACTTGGTTCTTCCATTACTGATTCCCCAGTTCCCCTCCAGCCTGAGTTAATCTTCTTTTGTTCTGTTTCCACACGGCCTTTCTTATACCTGTATTTGAAACTAATCTCAGTTGGTCTTGCATAATCAGTCATGCACTGGTCAGTCTACCCCATGGTACTAAATGCCCGGGAGCAGTGCACCCAGCTCTTACTTCAcatcctcctcccccttcccatggTGGGAGGACATGAGTGACATGAGGACAGCTGCTCCAAACACCTCCTTCCTTCTAAGATCTCTGTTATCTGGGCCctcctggccaccagagccaaaCTTACTCAGTTGTAGGGGCATCACCACAGCCTTTTTGAGGGGCTTAGCCACTGTGACTGTGCGGCGGGCAAGGGGTCGGAGCATTGTGGGAGAGTagttctctttctcctttgggtCTGCAGCCTCCTGGGCCAGCACCTTGGCTTCCAGTTCTTTTTGCTTCATCTTAAGCCTCTGTTAGAAAGGATCAGGGAGAGATATGACCCAGAACCAACTTTAGGGCAGTAGATTAGGACAGTGAGTGTGCAGGGCTCTGAGGCCTTAAAAGGGCAGGGCGAGGACCAACAGGAGAAATTACCAGGAGACAACTGGAGCCCAATGTAATTAAGGGCTTTCTAATGATCAGGGCTGTCCAGAGGTGGAACAAGCTTCCTTATGAAATACTGAAGGGAAGTTCAAGCAGAGAGTCCTCACTTAATATGAACTGAGTTTTAGGAAATGGCAGTGTCTTGCATTTGTACTTttacctggaattttttttttctctcagctcCTCACATCTGAcctcaattatttttcaaagttcaGCCATGTTAAGGACATTCAAGCAGAAGCTGGAGAACTGAGGGATTCCAGTGTTGGGTGAAAACTGGATGCTGGTCCAGCCTTTCAGTGTCCTTCCCTATCTGAAGATCCTCAGGCTGCTTCTCAAGGCCAGTAGGAATCCCAGCCCCAACCCCCCAACACTTACCTCAATTTCCAGATCCTTCGCCTCCACTGTCTTCATAAGCACCATCCGCTCTCGCCTCGGGGTGCTCAGCAGAGGGGTCCCCTGGCtcccctgggagcccagcagacGGTCCAAGCTTAGAAGGCGCTCCACCATAGCTGGGTCCATGCTATTTAGCTTCTGTAGGGGGCTGAGCAGACAAAGAGGTTACTCCCCACTTACCTCTTCTCTCATCACCCTCTCCAGCCGCAGATTCCCCTCATCCTGCCTTAACTTGGTGTTTCTGTGGTTCCAGAACCCTGGTGTTAACTTGCTAGGCAACCCTGAACAAGTCATCGAGACTCTCTGGGTGCTGTGCCTTCTTCAGGCGAAGGGGGATTGATCTCTACCTGCCCAAGTAACTTCTCAGGGATGCCAGGAGATCAGATGAGAAGAAGCATTTAATGAACACCTGAGTGGCAGGTATTCATGGGGTCTAGGACACCACCCTGCCCTGAAGGCACTCACTGTCTAACAAAGTAAGAGACCGTGATAAGGTGATAGCAAGGGCCAGGTGTCTGTCCATTTGGAGGGGTAGTCGGTGAAAGATTCAGAGGAGGTCATCTTCAGCAGGGCTCTGAAAACTACTGAAGACCTCAAATGCCAAGCCTTTCTCCTGTGAGCAGTAGGAAAGGCCCATTCAAACAGAGTCCTGACTTAATCTGAACATGATAATGTCTAACATttgttccttctgtctggaatttTTCCCCTCACACCTGATCTCAATTATCATTCAAAGTCAGTTTGATGCCCCCTTTCCCACGATGCCAGCTTgattgtatatcttctttcctACACTGTGAACTAGCTCCTGGAGGACAGAGACTGTCCTGTTCTTTGTGTATAAGTGCCTAGAAGAGCAGGATCAGAAAATATGGGTGAACACAGAAGTCATTTCTTCCTTCCCGGCTCTCACAGAACAAGAGGATCCTCCTTCCTTATTGTGCTCTGTACTATCGACCTTGCATGGTATACTGATGTTCTCATCTTGCTTCCTCTACTGAAACttgagctccctgaaggcagggtcTGTCTAGGTCTGATGTGCCCCATTCTCTGAGA
Protein-coding regions in this window:
- the MAZ gene encoding myc-associated zinc finger protein isoform X2; the encoded protein is MFPVFPCTLLAPPFPVLGLDSRGVGGLMNSFPPPQGHAQNPLQVGAELQSRFFASQGCAQSPFQAAPAPPPTPQAPAAEPLQVDLLPVLAAAQESAAAAAAAAAAAAAAAVAAAPPAPATASTVDTAALKQPPAPPPPPPPVSAPAAEAAPPVSAATIAAAAATAVVAPTSTVAVAPVASALEKKTKSKGPYICALCAKEFKNGYNLRRHEAIHTGAKAGRVPSGAMKMPTMVPLSLLSVPQLSGAGGGGGEAGAGGGAAAVAAGGVVTTTASGKRIRKNHACEMCGKAFRDVYHLNRHKLSHSDEKPYQCPVCQQRFKRKDRMSYHVRSHDGAVHKPYNCSHCGKSFSRPDHLNSHVRQVHSTERPFKCEKCEAAFATKDRLRAHTVRHEEKVPCHVCGKMLSSAYISDHMKVHSQGPHHVCELCNKGTGEVCPMAAAAAAAAAAAAAAVAAPPTAVGSLSGAEGVPVSSQPLPSQPW
- the MAZ gene encoding myc-associated zinc finger protein isoform X5, whose protein sequence is MFPVFPCTLLAPPFPVLGLDSRGVGGLMNSFPPPQGHAQNPLQVGAELQSRFFASQGCAQSPFQAAPAPPPTPQAPAAEPLQVDLLPVLAAAQESAAAAAAAAAAAAAAAVAAAPPAPATASTVDTAALKQPPAPPPPPPPVSAPAAEAAPPVSAATIAAAAATAVVAPTSTVAVAPVASALEKKTKSKGPYICALCAKEFKNGYNLRRHEAIHTGAKAGRVPSGAMKMPTMVPLSLLSVPQLSGAGGGGGEAGAGGGAAAVAAGGVVTTTASGKRIRKNHACEMCGKAFRDVYHLNRHKLSHSDEKPYQCPVCQQRFKRKDRMSYHVRSHDGAVHKPYNCSHCGKSFSRPDHLNSHVRQVHSTERPFKCEASSSHSHFLQIKDPQGSDSFNLLPPSSYSPKL
- the MAZ gene encoding myc-associated zinc finger protein isoform X4, whose protein sequence is MDPGNWSSFIFQGHAQNPLQVGAELQSRFFASQGCAQSPFQAAPAPPPTPQAPAAEPLQVDLLPVLAAAQESAAAAAAAAAAAAAAAVAAAPPAPATASTVDTAALKQPPAPPPPPPPVSAPAAEAAPPVSAATIAAAAATAVVAPTSTVAVAPVASALEKKTKSKGPYICALCAKEFKNGYNLRRHEAIHTGAKAGRVPSGAMKMPTMVPLSLLSVPQLSGAGGGGGEAGAGGGAAAVAAGGVVTTTASGKRIRKNHACEMCGKAFRDVYHLNRHKLSHSDEKPYQCPVCQQRFKRKDRMSYHVRSHDGAVHKPYNCSHCGKSFSRPDHLNSHVRQVHSTERPFKCEKCEAAFATKDRLRAHTVRHEEKVPCHVCGKMLSSAYISDHMKVHSQGPHHVCELCNKGTGEVCPMAAAAAAAAAAAAAAVAAPPTAVGSLSGAEGVPVSSQPLPSQPW
- the MAZ gene encoding myc-associated zinc finger protein isoform X1, whose translation is MFPVFPCTLLAPPFPVLGLDSRGVGGLMNSFPPPQGHAQNPLQVGAELQSRFFASQGCAQSPFQAAPAPPPTPQAPAAEPLQVDLLPVLAAAQESAAAAAAAAAAAAAAAVAAAPPAPATASTVDTAALKQPPAPPPPPPPVSAPAAEAAPPVSAATIAAAAATAVVAPTSTVAVAPVASALEKKTKSKGPYICALCAKEFKNGYNLRRHEAIHTGAKAGRVPSGAMKMPTMVPLSLLSVPQLSGAGGGGGEAGAGGGAAAVAAGGVVTTTASGKRIRKNHACEMCGKAFRDVYHLNRHKLSHSDEKPYQCPVCQQRFKRKDRMSYHVRSHDGAVHKPYNCSHCGKSFSRPDHLNSHVRQVHSTERPFKCEKCEAAFATKDRLRAHTVRHEEKVPCHVCGKMLSSAYISDHMKVHSQGPHHVCELCNKGFTTAAYLRIHAVKDHGLQAPRADRILCKLCSVHCKTPAQLAGHMQTHLGGAAPPVPGDAPQPQPTC
- the MAZ gene encoding myc-associated zinc finger protein isoform X3, with amino-acid sequence MDPGNWSSFIFQGHAQNPLQVGAELQSRFFASQGCAQSPFQAAPAPPPTPQAPAAEPLQVDLLPVLAAAQESAAAAAAAAAAAAAAAVAAAPPAPATASTVDTAALKQPPAPPPPPPPVSAPAAEAAPPVSAATIAAAAATAVVAPTSTVAVAPVASALEKKTKSKGPYICALCAKEFKNGYNLRRHEAIHTGAKAGRVPSGAMKMPTMVPLSLLSVPQLSGAGGGGGEAGAGGGAAAVAAGGVVTTTASGKRIRKNHACEMCGKAFRDVYHLNRHKLSHSDEKPYQCPVCQQRFKRKDRMSYHVRSHDGAVHKPYNCSHCGKSFSRPDHLNSHVRQVHSTERPFKCEKCEAAFATKDRLRAHTVRHEEKVPCHVCGKMLSSAYISDHMKVHSQGPHHVCELCNKGFTTAAYLRIHAVKDHGLQAPRADRILCKLCSVHCKTPAQLAGHMQTHLGGAAPPVPGDAPQPQPTC